From one Shewanella sp. GD04112 genomic stretch:
- the miaB gene encoding tRNA (N6-isopentenyl adenosine(37)-C2)-methylthiotransferase MiaB, whose protein sequence is MSKKLHIKTWGCQMNEYDSSKMADLLGEYQGYTLTEEAEEADILLLNTCSIREKAQEKVFHQLGRWKTLKDKNPDLIIGVGGCVASQEGKAIKDRAQCVDIIFGPQTLHRLPDMIDQVRRGEKAVIDVSFPEIEKFDRLPEPRAEGPTAFVSIMEGCSKYCSFCVVPYTRGEEVSRPSDDIILEIAQLAEQGVREVNLLGQNVNAYRGATHDGGICTFAELLRYVAAIDGIDRIRFTTSHPIEFTQDIIDVYEDTPELVSFLHLPVQSGSDRILTAMKRGHMAIEYKSIIRRLRKARPDIQISSDFIIGFPGETKEDFADTMKLIEDVAFDHSFSFIYSARPGTPAADLPDDVDMEEKKQRLAILQDRITQQAMRYSRHMMGTVQRILVEGPSVKNPMELRGRTENNRVVNFEGQPKHIGSFVDVEIVDVYTNSLRGKFIRGEDEMDLRRNLRPSDILAKHKQDDDLGVTQFKP, encoded by the coding sequence ATGAGCAAAAAACTCCATATTAAAACTTGGGGCTGTCAAATGAATGAGTATGACTCATCCAAGATGGCGGATCTTTTAGGCGAATACCAAGGTTACACCTTGACTGAAGAAGCAGAAGAAGCGGACATTCTACTGCTGAACACTTGTTCTATCCGCGAAAAAGCGCAGGAAAAGGTGTTCCATCAGTTAGGTCGTTGGAAAACCCTTAAAGATAAAAATCCCGATCTGATCATTGGTGTGGGTGGTTGTGTTGCATCGCAGGAAGGTAAAGCGATCAAAGACCGTGCTCAGTGCGTCGACATCATCTTTGGACCACAGACACTACACCGTCTGCCAGATATGATCGACCAAGTACGCCGTGGCGAAAAGGCCGTGATCGACGTTAGCTTCCCTGAAATCGAGAAATTTGACCGTCTACCAGAACCGCGCGCCGAAGGCCCAACGGCGTTTGTGTCTATCATGGAAGGTTGCAGCAAGTACTGTTCATTCTGCGTGGTGCCTTATACCCGTGGTGAAGAAGTCAGCCGTCCATCGGACGATATCATCCTCGAGATTGCCCAACTGGCAGAACAAGGTGTGCGCGAAGTCAACCTGCTCGGTCAAAACGTTAACGCCTACCGTGGTGCAACCCACGACGGCGGCATTTGTACCTTTGCCGAGCTATTACGCTATGTTGCCGCTATCGATGGTATCGACCGTATTCGCTTCACCACCAGTCACCCGATTGAATTTACGCAGGACATTATCGACGTTTACGAAGATACTCCTGAATTAGTCAGCTTCCTGCACTTACCAGTGCAATCGGGTTCTGACCGCATTCTGACGGCAATGAAGCGTGGCCATATGGCGATAGAGTACAAGTCAATCATCCGCCGTCTGCGCAAAGCCCGTCCTGATATCCAAATCAGCTCTGACTTTATCATTGGCTTCCCTGGCGAAACCAAAGAAGACTTCGCCGATACCATGAAGCTGATTGAAGATGTGGCGTTTGACCACAGCTTTAGCTTTATCTACAGTGCGCGCCCTGGTACACCTGCGGCAGATTTACCCGATGACGTTGATATGGAAGAGAAAAAACAACGTCTGGCGATTCTGCAGGACCGTATCACTCAACAAGCCATGCGTTACAGCCGCCATATGATGGGCACAGTACAACGTATTCTGGTTGAAGGCCCATCGGTGAAAAACCCTATGGAGCTGCGCGGCCGTACCGAAAACAACCGTGTCGTCAACTTCGAAGGTCAGCCAAAGCACATCGGTAGCTTTGTGGATGTCGAAATTGTTGACGTTTACACTAACTCACTGCGCGGTAAATTTATCCGTGGTGAAGATGAAATGGATCTGCGCCGCAACCTGCGCCCATCGGATATTCTGGCCAAACACAAACAGGATGACGATCTCGGTGTGACACAATTTAAACCTTAA
- the lnt gene encoding apolipoprotein N-acyltransferase has product MLTNIRAFAQQKSRLSVLRLVLAFILGASTALSFAPYSLWIIYPVAMALALWLSGSLTPKASFFHWLSFGFGCFAVGISWVHVSMDTFGGLPLAASVGLMALLALYLALYPALTGLGLAWLTRTNTPSLWRNLLLFPSLWVLAEWARGWVMTGFPWIWAGYSQTQGPLKELASIIGALGLSFLIAMLAGALALCFSKRYKSLLILLPIIAAAAWVAPKLTQIQPTGESVKVALVQGNIPQSMKWEPEALWPTLLKYMDLSREHFDADIIVWPEAAIPAPESMVQDFLDNANKVANLNHTSIITGIISRQQNEFYNSLIVLGNHNQKQQDTPDYESDGSNQFKKHHLLPIGEFVPFETLLRPIAPFFNLPMSSFARGDYQQPNLSAVGHKIAPAICYEIAFPEQLRDSVNLGTDLLLTVSNDAWFGTSNGPLQHMEIAQMRAIELGRPLVRATNNGVTAVVDEKGNITAALPQFETGVLSATIPLVTGQTWFAKIGQTPLLLLCGALLFVGFIRRKK; this is encoded by the coding sequence GTGCTAACTAACATTCGGGCTTTTGCCCAACAAAAGTCCCGACTGAGCGTGTTACGGCTCGTGCTGGCGTTTATTTTAGGCGCCAGTACGGCGCTTTCCTTTGCCCCTTATTCCTTGTGGATTATCTATCCCGTCGCCATGGCCTTAGCCCTGTGGCTGAGTGGCTCCTTGACTCCTAAAGCCAGCTTCTTCCATTGGTTAAGCTTTGGTTTTGGCTGTTTCGCCGTTGGGATCAGTTGGGTGCATGTCAGTATGGACACCTTCGGTGGCCTCCCCTTGGCCGCCTCAGTGGGGCTAATGGCGCTGTTAGCCCTCTATTTAGCCCTTTATCCGGCCTTAACGGGTCTCGGTTTAGCGTGGTTGACCCGCACTAATACTCCGTCGCTATGGCGCAATCTATTACTCTTCCCCTCGCTTTGGGTCTTAGCCGAATGGGCTAGAGGCTGGGTGATGACAGGATTTCCCTGGATCTGGGCCGGCTACTCTCAAACCCAAGGTCCATTAAAGGAACTCGCGAGTATTATTGGTGCCCTAGGACTCAGTTTCTTAATTGCGATGCTCGCAGGCGCCTTAGCCCTGTGTTTTAGCAAGCGCTACAAAAGCCTGTTGATTTTACTGCCCATCATCGCAGCTGCGGCTTGGGTTGCCCCAAAGCTAACGCAAATCCAGCCGACAGGCGAATCAGTTAAAGTTGCTCTGGTGCAGGGAAACATTCCCCAAAGTATGAAATGGGAACCCGAGGCACTCTGGCCAACCCTATTGAAATACATGGATTTATCCCGTGAGCACTTCGACGCTGACATTATCGTCTGGCCAGAAGCCGCGATCCCGGCGCCAGAATCTATGGTGCAAGACTTTTTGGATAATGCTAACAAGGTTGCCAACCTTAACCACACTTCCATCATCACGGGGATTATTAGCCGTCAACAGAACGAGTTTTATAACTCTTTGATCGTGCTAGGTAACCATAATCAGAAGCAACAAGATACGCCGGATTATGAGAGCGATGGCAGCAACCAGTTTAAAAAACACCATCTACTGCCTATCGGCGAGTTTGTGCCCTTTGAAACCTTACTGCGCCCAATTGCGCCTTTCTTCAATCTGCCAATGTCCTCCTTCGCTCGGGGCGATTATCAACAGCCGAACTTGAGCGCCGTAGGCCATAAAATTGCCCCGGCAATTTGTTATGAAATCGCCTTCCCAGAGCAGCTGCGTGACAGTGTTAACCTCGGCACCGATCTGCTGTTAACCGTATCGAACGATGCGTGGTTTGGCACCTCAAATGGGCCGTTGCAGCACATGGAAATCGCCCAAATGCGCGCCATCGAATTGGGCCGTCCTCTGGTGCGCGCCACCAACAACGGTGTGACCGCGGTTGTTGATGAGAAAGGCAATATCACAGCTGCACTGCCGCAATTCGAAACGGGCGTGCTAAGCGCGACGATTCCACTGGTCACAGGCCAAACTTGGTTTGCCAAAATCGGCCAAACACCGCTGCTATTGCTGTGTGGTGCGCTGCTGTTCGTCGGGTTTATTCGTCGTAAAAAATAA
- a CDS encoding type II secretion system protein, whose product MINQKRIQGFTLIELVVVIIVLGILAVIAAPKFIGMSKEAREKSLLQLQASVKTANTLAYSKTQMPSLQSQAVVGRDDIIDIDLDGNGTVDTRLKWGYLDNTDIEKWITKDDKLVIQYQGIDITYIGYDLNDNSIVDDDQCYFRYTQAADSSTPPLYDINVQGC is encoded by the coding sequence TTGATTAATCAGAAACGCATTCAAGGTTTTACCTTAATCGAACTCGTCGTCGTTATCATAGTGCTCGGGATTTTAGCGGTTATTGCGGCGCCGAAATTTATCGGTATGAGCAAAGAGGCGCGGGAGAAAAGTCTGCTGCAACTTCAAGCCAGCGTAAAAACCGCCAATACCTTGGCCTATTCCAAGACCCAAATGCCCAGTTTGCAAAGCCAAGCCGTTGTGGGCCGTGACGATATTATCGACATCGACCTCGATGGTAATGGCACGGTCGACACTCGCCTCAAGTGGGGATATCTGGACAATACCGATATCGAAAAATGGATAACGAAAGACGATAAACTCGTCATTCAATATCAAGGCATTGATATTACTTATATTGGTTACGACTTAAATGACAATTCCATTGTCGACGACGATCAGTGTTATTTCCGCTACACCCAAGCTGCCGATTCGAGCACTCCGCCGCTTTACGATATCAATGTTCAAGGCTGTTGA
- the leuS gene encoding leucine--tRNA ligase, with product MQEQYNPSEIEALVQKHWHDNKTFEVTEDANKEKFYCLSMFPYPSGRLHMGHVRNYTIGDVVARFQRLQGKNVLQPIGWDSFGLPAENAAINNKTAPAPWTYQNIEYMKNQLKLLGFGYDWSREIATCTPEYYRWEQWFFTKLYEKGLVYKKTASVNWCPNDETVLANEQVQDGCCWRCDTPVEQKEIPQWFIKITAYAEELLNDIDTLDGWPEQVKTMQRNWIGRSEGVEMTFGVAGSDKSFDIYTTRPDTLMGVTYVAIAAGHPLAELAAQTNPELAQFIEECKNSTTSEADLATMEKRGVATGLYAIHPITGKQVPIWAANFVLMNYGTGAVMSVPGHDQRDYEFAKKYNLPIEAVIKPVDGELDISEAAYTEKGVLFNSGEFDGLDFDGAFNAIADKLVAEGKGKRQVNYRLRDWGVSRQRYWGAPIPMVTLADGTVIPTPEDQLPVILPEDVVMDGIQSPIKADKEWAKTQVNGQDALRETDTFDTFMESSWYYARYCSPQADQMLDPTKANYWLPVDQYIGGIEHACMHLLYFRFFHKLLRDAGLVNSNEPAKQLLTQGMVLADAFYYTNDKGARVWVSPLDVVTTEKDDKGRVTKAIDKDGNELVYTGMCKMSKSKNNGIDPQVMVEKYGADTVRLFMMFASPPELTLEWQESGVEGAHRFIKRLWKLASDYVAQDNSEALDVSKLTSEQKALRREVHKTIAKVTDDIGRRQMFNTAVAAVMELMNHLQKAPQTTGQDRAIIGEALTAVVRLLYPIIPHVSFTLWNELGNTNSIEDSQWPVVDESALVEDSKLIVVQVNGKVRAKITVAADADQASVEALGMADEQVIKYLDGVTVRKVIYVPGKLLSIVAN from the coding sequence ATGCAAGAGCAATATAATCCCTCAGAAATTGAAGCCTTAGTGCAAAAGCACTGGCACGACAACAAAACCTTTGAAGTTACTGAAGATGCGAACAAAGAAAAGTTTTATTGCCTTTCGATGTTCCCCTATCCTTCAGGTCGACTCCACATGGGACACGTTCGCAACTATACCATAGGCGATGTGGTTGCCCGCTTCCAGCGTCTTCAAGGCAAAAACGTGCTACAACCTATCGGTTGGGACTCTTTCGGTTTGCCTGCAGAAAACGCCGCAATCAACAACAAAACAGCCCCAGCACCATGGACTTATCAAAATATTGAGTACATGAAGAATCAGCTAAAACTGTTAGGTTTTGGCTATGACTGGAGCCGTGAAATCGCCACTTGTACCCCAGAATACTACCGCTGGGAACAATGGTTCTTCACTAAACTGTACGAAAAAGGCTTAGTTTACAAGAAGACAGCTTCTGTTAACTGGTGCCCTAACGATGAAACCGTACTGGCCAACGAGCAGGTACAAGACGGTTGCTGCTGGCGTTGTGATACCCCTGTAGAACAAAAAGAAATTCCACAGTGGTTCATTAAGATCACCGCCTACGCCGAAGAACTGTTAAACGATATCGACACCTTAGACGGCTGGCCTGAGCAAGTTAAGACCATGCAGCGCAACTGGATTGGTCGCAGTGAAGGCGTGGAAATGACCTTCGGTGTGGCAGGTAGCGACAAGTCATTCGATATCTACACAACCCGTCCAGATACCCTGATGGGCGTAACCTATGTGGCTATTGCTGCGGGTCATCCATTAGCAGAATTAGCGGCTCAAACTAACCCAGAGCTGGCTCAATTTATTGAAGAGTGCAAAAACAGCACCACTTCAGAAGCCGATTTGGCCACCATGGAAAAACGCGGTGTAGCAACAGGCCTTTACGCGATTCACCCCATCACTGGCAAACAAGTGCCTATTTGGGCGGCGAACTTTGTACTGATGAACTACGGCACCGGCGCCGTAATGTCAGTCCCTGGCCACGACCAACGCGATTACGAATTTGCTAAAAAGTACAATCTGCCCATCGAAGCAGTTATCAAGCCTGTTGATGGCGAGTTAGACATCAGCGAAGCGGCTTACACCGAAAAAGGCGTACTGTTTAACTCTGGTGAGTTCGACGGTTTAGACTTTGACGGCGCCTTCAATGCCATCGCCGACAAGTTAGTGGCTGAAGGTAAAGGCAAACGCCAAGTCAACTACCGTCTGCGCGACTGGGGTGTATCACGTCAACGTTACTGGGGCGCACCTATTCCTATGGTGACCTTAGCCGACGGCACTGTTATTCCAACGCCTGAAGATCAACTGCCAGTTATTCTGCCAGAAGATGTGGTGATGGATGGTATTCAAAGCCCAATCAAGGCCGACAAAGAATGGGCGAAAACCCAAGTTAACGGCCAAGATGCGCTGCGCGAAACCGATACCTTCGATACCTTTATGGAATCTTCTTGGTATTACGCCCGTTACTGCAGCCCACAAGCAGACCAAATGTTAGATCCGACTAAGGCTAACTACTGGTTACCAGTAGATCAGTATATTGGTGGTATCGAACACGCTTGTATGCACTTGTTATACTTCCGCTTCTTCCACAAGTTGCTGCGTGATGCGGGTCTAGTGAACTCTAACGAGCCAGCGAAACAACTGCTGACTCAGGGCATGGTTTTAGCCGATGCCTTCTACTACACCAACGACAAAGGTGCCCGTGTATGGGTGTCTCCGCTGGATGTAGTGACCACAGAAAAAGACGATAAAGGCCGAGTCACCAAAGCCATCGATAAAGACGGTAACGAACTGGTTTACACCGGTATGTGCAAGATGTCTAAGTCGAAAAACAACGGTATCGACCCACAGGTGATGGTAGAGAAATACGGTGCCGACACAGTTCGTCTGTTTATGATGTTCGCATCACCACCAGAATTAACGCTGGAATGGCAAGAGTCTGGCGTTGAAGGCGCACACCGCTTTATCAAACGTCTGTGGAAACTGGCCAGCGATTATGTGGCTCAGGACAACAGCGAAGCCTTAGACGTTAGCAAATTAACTAGCGAGCAAAAAGCGCTGCGCCGTGAAGTACACAAGACCATCGCTAAGGTGACCGATGATATCGGCCGTCGCCAGATGTTCAACACTGCGGTTGCCGCCGTGATGGAACTGATGAACCACCTGCAAAAAGCGCCACAAACCACAGGTCAAGACCGAGCCATTATCGGTGAAGCTTTAACTGCGGTAGTGCGTTTACTGTACCCAATCATCCCACACGTGAGCTTTACCCTGTGGAACGAACTGGGCAACACCAACAGCATCGAAGACAGCCAATGGCCTGTTGTCGATGAATCTGCTCTGGTAGAAGACAGCAAACTCATCGTGGTACAAGTGAACGGTAAAGTGCGCGCTAAGATCACTGTCGCTGCCGATGCTGACCAAGCGTCAGTGGAAGCGCTGGGTATGGCGGACGAGCAAGTCATCAAGTACTTAGATGGTGTTACGGTTCGTAAAGTTATCTATGTACCCGGTAAACTGCTCAGCATCGTTGCCAACTAA
- a CDS encoding PhoH family protein: MSSKLTTMNLYLEPAETRRLASLCGPFDDNIKQIERRVGVEIVRKNNHFQITGLPRNCLSANNLLKQLYIETQTVKGSTPDLDPEQVHLAIQEAIALEQDDSGDDKSLFIKTRRGVIKPRNPNQSTYVANIVRHDITFGIGPAGTGKTYLAVAAAVDALERQEVRRILLTRPAVEAGEKLGFLPGDLSQKVDPYLRPLYDALFEMLGFEKVERLIEKNVIEVAPLAYMRGRTLNDAFIILDESQNTTVEQMKMFLTRIGFNSRAVITGDITQTDLPKHVKSGLRHAIEVLSQVEEISFNFFVSQDVVRHPVVARIVEAYDAYDRKEQALKAEKERRDYQQAHPQTQQEVLKHES, from the coding sequence TTGTCCAGTAAATTAACCACAATGAATCTGTATCTCGAACCCGCAGAAACCCGCCGTTTGGCCTCGCTGTGCGGTCCCTTCGATGACAATATCAAACAGATTGAGCGTCGCGTTGGCGTTGAGATAGTCCGTAAGAACAACCATTTTCAAATTACCGGACTGCCGCGTAACTGTTTAAGTGCCAATAACTTACTTAAGCAGCTCTATATCGAGACCCAAACGGTCAAGGGCAGCACGCCGGATCTCGACCCTGAGCAGGTGCATTTGGCAATTCAAGAAGCCATAGCCCTCGAACAGGACGACAGCGGTGACGATAAATCTTTATTTATCAAAACCCGCCGTGGTGTGATTAAACCGCGTAACCCCAACCAAAGCACCTATGTGGCCAACATTGTGCGCCATGATATTACCTTTGGTATTGGCCCAGCGGGAACGGGTAAAACCTACTTAGCAGTGGCCGCCGCAGTAGATGCATTAGAGCGTCAAGAAGTGCGCCGTATTCTGCTCACCCGCCCTGCGGTTGAAGCAGGGGAAAAACTCGGCTTCTTACCCGGCGATTTAAGCCAGAAAGTCGACCCTTACCTGCGCCCACTTTATGATGCCTTGTTCGAAATGCTCGGCTTTGAAAAGGTGGAACGCTTAATCGAGAAAAACGTCATCGAAGTGGCGCCGCTCGCCTATATGCGTGGTCGCACCCTAAACGATGCCTTTATTATTCTCGATGAGAGCCAAAACACCACCGTCGAACAGATGAAGATGTTCCTAACCCGTATTGGCTTTAACTCACGCGCGGTGATCACGGGGGACATCACCCAGACAGACTTACCCAAACATGTTAAGTCGGGTCTGCGCCACGCTATTGAAGTCCTGAGCCAAGTCGAGGAAATCAGCTTTAACTTCTTCGTGTCTCAAGACGTAGTGCGCCACCCCGTGGTTGCTCGGATTGTTGAAGCCTATGATGCTTACGATCGTAAGGAGCAGGCATTAAAGGCTGAAAAAGAGCGCCGCGACTATCAACAAGCGCATCCACAAACGCAACAGGAAGTCTTAAAGCATGAGTCTTGA
- the holA gene encoding DNA polymerase III subunit delta, with translation MRVYPDQLSRHLNPLHACYLIFGDDPWLLETSKDQIRQAAKRQGFEERVQLIQETGFNWGDLTQEWQSMSLFSSRRIIELTLPNAKPGADGSAALQALLQTPNPDVLLILEGPKLASEQTNSKWFKTLDSLGIYLPCTTPESDQFRRWLDSRIAHFKLNLQPDARAMLYTLYEGNLLAADQAMQLLQLLSPSQPIGADELSHYFEDQSRFTVFQLTDALLNNRQDSAQHMLAQLNGEGTAMPILLWALFKELQLLLSLKSEQAQGAPLNSLFGKHRIWDKRKPLYQTALQRLSLTQIEHMLAFASKLELNLKQLGHEDWTGLSHLCLLFDPKAHGHLAHISLD, from the coding sequence ATGCGTGTTTATCCTGATCAACTCTCCCGCCATCTCAATCCGCTTCACGCTTGCTACCTGATTTTTGGTGATGATCCTTGGTTGCTCGAAACCTCCAAGGATCAGATCCGCCAAGCAGCCAAACGCCAAGGGTTTGAAGAGCGCGTTCAGTTAATTCAAGAAACGGGTTTTAACTGGGGTGACTTGACCCAAGAATGGCAATCCATGAGCCTGTTTTCTAGTCGGCGCATCATTGAGCTAACACTGCCCAACGCAAAACCCGGTGCTGATGGTTCGGCGGCGCTACAAGCGTTACTACAAACGCCAAATCCCGATGTGTTGCTGATCCTCGAAGGCCCCAAACTCGCCAGCGAGCAAACCAATAGCAAGTGGTTCAAAACCTTGGATAGTTTAGGGATTTATTTGCCCTGCACTACGCCAGAGAGCGACCAATTCAGACGTTGGCTCGACTCACGAATTGCGCACTTTAAGCTGAATTTACAACCCGATGCGCGCGCTATGCTGTACACACTCTACGAAGGGAATTTACTCGCCGCCGATCAGGCCATGCAGTTGCTGCAACTGTTAAGCCCAAGCCAGCCCATCGGCGCCGACGAATTAAGCCATTACTTTGAAGATCAATCCCGCTTTACTGTGTTTCAGCTCACCGATGCACTGCTGAATAATCGTCAAGACAGTGCTCAGCATATGCTGGCCCAGCTCAACGGTGAAGGCACGGCCATGCCGATTTTACTCTGGGCCTTATTCAAAGAGCTGCAGTTACTGCTTAGCCTCAAGAGTGAACAAGCCCAAGGCGCGCCCTTAAATAGCTTGTTTGGTAAACATCGAATTTGGGATAAACGCAAACCCTTGTACCAGACCGCGTTGCAGCGCTTAAGCCTCACCCAAATCGAACATATGCTTGCCTTCGCGTCTAAGCTGGAGCTAAACCTTAAGCAATTAGGCCATGAAGATTGGACAGGGCTTAGCCACCTGTGCTTATTATTCGATCCTAAGGCCCACGGCCATTTGGCCCATATCAGCTTAGATTAA
- a CDS encoding zinc ribbon-containing protein has translation MNDRSSALLGLYQALINEVKAQFAEDNSLTAKNLFKSVTQGKEFLRLKEQAGEDELALVEQFLKRDIASFLREQNADSLSHSPTVITLENTLWHWLSEITDRSQVEWHELTQDFKHHGYYQSGDIVSQGVMVCTNCGHEMSIEFPGVIPDCPECDHEEFTREALTP, from the coding sequence ATGAATGATAGAAGTAGTGCGCTACTAGGACTGTATCAAGCCTTAATTAACGAAGTGAAAGCGCAATTTGCGGAAGATAACTCGCTGACTGCAAAGAATTTATTTAAGTCTGTCACTCAAGGGAAGGAGTTTTTACGCCTCAAAGAACAAGCGGGGGAAGATGAGCTCGCCTTAGTGGAGCAATTCTTAAAGCGTGATATCGCCAGCTTTTTGCGTGAGCAAAATGCCGACAGCTTAAGCCACAGCCCGACGGTGATCACCCTTGAAAACACCCTTTGGCATTGGTTAAGTGAAATCACTGACCGCAGCCAAGTGGAGTGGCACGAGCTGACTCAAGACTTCAAGCACCACGGCTATTACCAGAGTGGCGATATTGTGAGTCAAGGGGTGATGGTGTGCACTAACTGCGGCCATGAAATGAGTATCGAGTTCCCGGGAGTGATCCCAGATTGCCCCGAGTGTGACCATGAGGAGTTTACCCGTGAGGCGTTAACGCCTTAA
- the ybeY gene encoding rRNA maturation RNase YbeY, whose product MSLDLALDVQYATASDYLPSEDQFALWVKTAIGNSMEQAELTIRIVDARESQMLNSTYRGKDKPTNVLSFPFEAPPEIELPLLGDLVICAAVVENEAREQDKTLEAHWAHMVVHGCLHLLGYDHIEDEEAEEMESLETQLIESLGFTDPYKEQ is encoded by the coding sequence ATGAGTCTTGATTTAGCCTTAGATGTGCAATACGCCACGGCGAGTGACTATCTGCCCAGTGAAGATCAGTTTGCTCTTTGGGTAAAAACTGCCATTGGTAACAGCATGGAACAGGCGGAGCTGACCATTCGCATCGTCGATGCCCGTGAAAGCCAAATGCTAAACAGCACCTACAGAGGCAAAGACAAACCGACCAATGTGTTGTCGTTTCCCTTTGAAGCACCGCCAGAAATTGAACTTCCACTGCTTGGAGATCTTGTCATTTGTGCCGCAGTCGTTGAAAATGAAGCGCGTGAACAAGATAAAACCCTAGAAGCCCATTGGGCACACATGGTTGTACATGGTTGCCTGCATCTGCTAGGTTATGATCACATTGAAGACGAAGAAGCCGAAGAGATGGAGTCGTTAGAGACTCAACTCATTGAAAGCTTAGGTTTTACTGACCCATATAAGGAACAATAA
- the lptE gene encoding LPS assembly lipoprotein LptE: MLIKRLAFAIMALVIMTSAGCGFKLQRSYQIPEQLNQLSLSSSDEYSELTRLVRERLRLNNVKIVDAANDVPVLRLITDSLERSTLSLYPTGNVAEYELIYFVEFAVALPGKEAQPFKIEIRRDYLDDPRTALAKSREMELLVKEMRIQAADRILQSMASTEVN, translated from the coding sequence ATGCTAATTAAACGCTTAGCTTTCGCAATCATGGCGCTGGTCATTATGACCAGCGCAGGTTGCGGTTTTAAGCTTCAACGTAGCTACCAAATCCCCGAGCAGCTCAATCAACTCAGTTTGAGCAGCTCGGACGAATACAGCGAACTCACCCGTTTGGTGCGTGAGCGGTTACGTTTGAACAACGTCAAGATTGTCGATGCTGCCAATGATGTGCCAGTGTTAAGGCTCATCACCGACTCCTTAGAGCGTTCTACCCTGTCACTTTACCCTACGGGCAATGTGGCTGAGTATGAGCTTATCTATTTCGTCGAATTTGCCGTGGCCTTGCCGGGCAAAGAGGCGCAGCCTTTCAAGATTGAAATTCGCCGCGATTACTTAGACGACCCTCGCACCGCACTGGCGAAAAGCCGTGAGATGGAACTGTTAGTCAAAGAAATGCGTATCCAGGCGGCCGACCGGATCCTGCAATCCATGGCCAGCACAGAGGTGAATTAA
- the corC gene encoding CNNM family magnesium/cobalt transport protein CorC (CorC(YbeX) belongs to the Cyclin M Mg2+ Exporter (CNNM) family, and was characterized as belonging to a set of three proteins, at least one of which must be present for CorA to function.) has translation MSDDIPPSTSAQKKGWFDRVSQLFQGEPQNREDLVDVIDGAEQRELITEDTREMIKGVLEVSDMRVRDIMIPRAQIVAIQIDNTVEELLATVIGSGHSRFPVVNEDKDHIEGILLAKDLIPYGFSNSEEPFSLERVIRPAVVVPESKRVDVLLKEFRSQRYHMAIVVDEYGGVSGLVTIEDILEEIVGEIEDEFDHDSPEDTEIRKVGNTVYMVKALTPIEDFNEEFNTHFSDEEFDTVGGLVSHAFGHLPERNESIMIEGIEFKVINADTRRLIQLRVKLPDPNVGEDVE, from the coding sequence ATGAGTGACGATATCCCCCCGAGTACGAGCGCCCAAAAGAAAGGCTGGTTTGACAGAGTAAGTCAGTTATTTCAGGGCGAACCTCAAAATCGCGAAGACTTAGTCGATGTGATTGATGGCGCAGAGCAGCGCGAGTTAATCACCGAAGACACCCGCGAAATGATCAAAGGTGTATTAGAAGTTTCTGATATGCGTGTTCGGGATATTATGATCCCACGAGCTCAAATTGTCGCGATTCAAATCGACAATACTGTCGAAGAATTGCTCGCAACTGTTATCGGTTCAGGCCATTCTCGCTTCCCTGTGGTTAACGAAGATAAGGACCATATCGAAGGCATTTTACTGGCTAAAGATTTGATCCCCTATGGTTTCTCAAACAGTGAAGAACCCTTCTCCCTTGAGCGCGTGATCCGCCCCGCCGTCGTTGTGCCAGAGAGCAAACGCGTCGACGTATTACTCAAAGAATTCCGCTCCCAGCGTTACCATATGGCGATTGTCGTCGACGAATACGGCGGAGTATCGGGTCTAGTGACCATTGAAGATATTCTCGAAGAAATCGTCGGTGAGATTGAAGACGAATTCGACCACGATAGCCCTGAAGACACTGAGATCCGCAAGGTCGGCAACACTGTCTACATGGTAAAAGCGTTGACGCCTATCGAGGATTTTAACGAAGAATTCAATACTCACTTCAGCGATGAAGAGTTTGATACCGTCGGTGGTTTAGTGTCCCATGCCTTTGGTCATCTACCAGAGCGTAATGAGAGCATTATGATCGAAGGAATTGAATTTAAAGTCATCAATGCCGATACCAGACGCTTAATCCAACTCAGAGTTAAACTCCCCGATCCCAATGTCGGTGAAGACGTAGAATAA